A stretch of Crossiella cryophila DNA encodes these proteins:
- a CDS encoding nucleotidyl transferase AbiEii/AbiGii toxin family protein, protein MFSGDFEVHLTGSEWEADRLAAFARQRGAKFSDIKLDRGATPLQPMLTVAGSGTLAELHELAERWRAELIAADLHVLRVKIEAAPWNQGVPQSDVDARADLYFEHHVKLLLPNDKYGTIKAVDEVIHGHDARLSRNARRERADGEERFVTQRCHGVGRDTARARLDALLTALRGNGHTVLEVEEEYVVHDDALGVDKGWLEPDPATEWINPRENRLRTAPVDADGFPSTYHPLTVRPGQDIRQRAAFDPALKQFGNAYRAGEPVFGDPAEGQRWLIARRAAMAHVLAVVAASPWAENLVLRGSIVLRAWLGAAAREPGDLDFVVVPPGFAFDGPEAKAMLDGLIAALAGDPGPGLRADQVRSEHIWTYERVPGRRLVFPFDVDGLPQGAIQLDLVFNEPLPEPPVTVAIPPLGTPMRTASASLSLAWKLQWLMTDLYPQGKDLYDAVLLAEYTTVSLDLVRELLRPELGREAEDFTPDSVLGLPVDWINFRDEQPGVEGEVRPWLDRLAAALAR, encoded by the coding sequence ATGTTCTCCGGCGACTTCGAGGTACACCTGACCGGCTCCGAATGGGAGGCGGACCGGCTGGCGGCGTTCGCGCGGCAGCGTGGCGCCAAGTTCAGCGACATCAAGCTCGACCGCGGCGCGACGCCGTTGCAGCCGATGCTGACCGTCGCAGGCAGCGGCACCCTCGCCGAACTACACGAGCTGGCCGAGCGCTGGCGGGCCGAGCTGATCGCGGCCGATCTGCACGTGCTGCGGGTGAAAATCGAGGCCGCGCCGTGGAACCAGGGCGTCCCACAGTCCGATGTGGACGCTCGCGCGGACCTGTACTTCGAGCACCACGTGAAGCTGCTGCTGCCCAACGACAAGTACGGCACGATCAAGGCCGTGGACGAGGTGATCCACGGGCACGACGCCCGGCTCTCCCGCAACGCCCGCCGCGAGCGCGCCGACGGCGAGGAACGCTTCGTCACCCAGCGCTGCCACGGTGTCGGCCGCGACACCGCCCGCGCCCGGCTGGACGCACTGCTGACCGCGTTGCGCGGCAACGGGCACACCGTGCTGGAGGTCGAGGAGGAGTACGTCGTGCACGATGACGCGCTCGGCGTCGACAAGGGCTGGCTGGAGCCGGATCCGGCCACCGAATGGATCAACCCGCGGGAGAACCGGCTGCGCACCGCGCCCGTGGACGCCGACGGCTTCCCGTCCACCTACCATCCGCTGACGGTGCGGCCGGGGCAGGACATCCGGCAGCGGGCCGCCTTCGACCCGGCGCTCAAGCAGTTCGGGAACGCCTACCGGGCAGGCGAACCGGTGTTCGGCGACCCCGCCGAGGGACAGCGCTGGCTGATAGCCCGGCGCGCGGCCATGGCACACGTGCTCGCGGTGGTGGCCGCCTCGCCGTGGGCGGAGAACCTGGTGCTGCGCGGCAGCATCGTGTTGCGGGCCTGGCTCGGCGCGGCCGCCCGCGAACCGGGGGACCTGGACTTCGTGGTGGTACCGCCCGGTTTCGCCTTCGACGGCCCGGAAGCCAAGGCCATGCTGGACGGGCTGATCGCCGCCCTGGCCGGCGATCCCGGCCCCGGCCTGCGCGCGGACCAGGTGCGTTCGGAGCACATCTGGACCTACGAACGCGTGCCGGGCCGACGGCTGGTGTTCCCCTTCGACGTCGACGGCCTGCCGCAGGGCGCGATCCAGCTCGATCTGGTGTTCAACGAGCCACTGCCCGAACCCCCGGTCACGGTGGCGATCCCGCCGCTGGGCACGCCGATGCGCACCGCCTCCGCGAGCCTGTCCCTGGCCTGGAAGTTGCAGTGGCTGATGACCGATCTCTACCCGCAGGGCAAGGACCTCTACGACGCGGTGCTGCTCGCCGAGTACACCACCGTATCCCTCGACCTCGTCCGCGAGCTGCTGCGCCCGGAACTGGGCCGGGAGGCCGAGGACTTCACCCCGGACTCCGTGCTCGGCCTCCCGGTCGACTGGATCAACTTCCGCGACGAGCAGCCCGGGGTCGAGGGTGAGGTCAGGCCCTGGCTGGACCGGCTCGCCGCGGCGCTGGCCCGCTGA
- a CDS encoding nitroreductase/quinone reductase family protein → MSDHPTAEPTPRERNEMMIARIRAGEPQDYVEGRHVLRILHVPGRRTGEPRTTPIAVTQLDGRHYVCSPNRTRDWTANLLAAGHCRLEQDPDHTYRAELLEDEHAATVLATYLGNVRPGGVNMWPFPKDAPAAVIREHLGEIAVIRLTPA, encoded by the coding sequence GTGTCCGACCACCCCACCGCCGAGCCGACCCCGCGCGAGCGCAACGAGATGATGATCGCCAGGATCCGCGCGGGCGAGCCCCAGGACTACGTCGAAGGCCGCCACGTGCTGCGGATCCTGCACGTCCCCGGCCGCCGCACCGGTGAGCCGCGCACCACCCCGATCGCGGTCACCCAGCTCGACGGCAGGCACTACGTCTGCTCCCCCAACCGCACCAGGGACTGGACCGCCAACCTGCTCGCCGCCGGGCACTGCCGCCTCGAACAGGACCCCGACCACACCTACCGCGCCGAACTCCTGGAGGACGAGCACGCGGCGACCGTGCTGGCGACCTACCTCGGCAACGTCCGGCCGGGCGGGGTGAACATGTGGCCCTTCCCCAAGGACGCCCCGGCCGCGGTGATCCGGGAGCACCTGGGTGAGATCGCGGTCATCCGGCTCACTCCCGCCTGA
- a CDS encoding tubulin-like doman-containing protein has protein sequence MPLDRAMLLVGIGGTGLSTGQELERVLRAQFCGPDGTDLISRMRGHDYRPYQLPTCVQFAYIDLNMNELSKVLTNVVPSAEHHAAAQCTTNLIANLVPPNHHNSAQVQRSLRISTEPEVIHWLPSPESDPRVAPLDAGAGQLPTVARAALFETMRQGGGPNAVLHGVTTALQRIGAAGPVLRELGGTLDNTLDVFVVFSVAGGTGCGLFLDYLYLIGDLVRQNGLQPRIYPLVLLPSAFPEGMGGGRPAVLNAASALVDLFRLIDDQNAQGVEDALRDGREAYGRSTIRVPGEPNPIGLQPATVQTAFLFGRPDNGVGRADLIRSMVSLITALVSAGSEAGVPFADRFVNGNTARAALSDTGIGRCGLSTASVASLSIPLGELADLVGSRLLAEAVRDMRATPATPGVQNRPHIERFDTDCGLGGFLACAPLEGFAEVEDAPVGHDAILRALNTRIRSMQDSLERNERLLDTRIGGLAKDFTPVRAAEELLRAIDPFHLRRVVQGDPGYAESLDKGGFERILKSRTESAKVPPGYDFGLQAPQPEALRRRAVLRRPRWGDDAVQNVVKEQNAWYHWRLRRQWHEAWARSQRIWEPRWQGFCAQLAAVTGELTDYLATEERQFTQRSAELYERRLGVSYLLPPDDGQMQSFYQRVKVNLVNRYRDRLPVNPAAADLVSVILGTDGWREAYQAGRERPEAAVHRVRQRIRRAVSECLRPGGGERAIIPAMRDLLTAAAGRPSSMLDDGDVAHFRNQLAGMVPSGYAPSGEGTLKVLISYPAGAPDLEVEACLGRELLRTPQVEQQAVEFRPNDSDSLVVVLFRSSMSITQVPEVREAIRLRSAAQRHERPGDRLSWRQRLGADQGYPVSTPADRALILQSFLNAMWNGWVAVEAPGQDRSPTGVRVRTGRAEATPLVLELTPFGGLSSWASLLQAYEEWALSDGSGARSSLAAQLIAAVPLDIDRNPGPPAPLFSTLYELPAKELRLVDELRARPGLDAARQIDLIEEFWQETLPAALDLPFRGVQAPFPNLRGMTEYFACQSPAVDR, from the coding sequence ATGCCTCTAGATCGAGCAATGCTGCTGGTCGGCATCGGCGGCACCGGCCTGAGCACCGGTCAGGAACTGGAACGCGTGCTACGCGCCCAGTTCTGCGGTCCGGACGGCACCGATCTGATCAGCCGGATGCGGGGCCACGACTACCGGCCCTACCAGCTGCCGACCTGCGTGCAGTTCGCCTACATCGACCTCAACATGAACGAGCTGAGCAAGGTGCTGACCAACGTGGTGCCCAGCGCCGAACACCACGCCGCGGCCCAGTGCACCACCAACCTCATCGCCAACCTGGTGCCGCCCAACCACCACAACAGCGCGCAGGTGCAGCGATCACTGCGGATCAGCACCGAACCGGAGGTGATCCACTGGTTGCCCAGCCCGGAATCCGACCCCAGGGTCGCGCCGCTGGACGCGGGCGCCGGTCAGCTGCCGACGGTGGCGCGGGCGGCGTTGTTCGAGACGATGCGCCAGGGCGGCGGCCCGAACGCCGTGCTGCACGGGGTGACCACCGCACTGCAACGGATCGGCGCCGCGGGCCCGGTGTTGCGGGAACTCGGCGGGACCCTGGACAACACCCTGGACGTGTTCGTGGTCTTCTCGGTGGCCGGGGGCACCGGCTGCGGGCTGTTCCTGGACTACCTCTACCTGATCGGCGATCTGGTGCGGCAGAACGGTTTGCAACCCAGGATCTACCCGTTGGTGCTGTTGCCATCGGCGTTCCCGGAGGGCATGGGCGGTGGCAGGCCCGCGGTGCTCAACGCGGCCTCCGCGCTGGTCGACCTGTTCCGGCTGATCGACGACCAGAACGCCCAGGGCGTCGAGGACGCGCTGCGGGACGGGCGGGAAGCCTACGGGCGCAGCACGATCCGGGTGCCAGGTGAGCCGAATCCGATCGGCTTGCAACCGGCTACCGTGCAGACCGCGTTCCTGTTCGGCCGCCCGGACAACGGGGTGGGCCGGGCGGACCTGATCCGGTCCATGGTCTCCTTGATCACCGCGCTGGTCAGCGCCGGGTCCGAGGCCGGTGTCCCGTTCGCCGACCGTTTCGTCAACGGCAACACCGCGCGCGCTGCGTTGTCCGACACCGGGATCGGGCGGTGCGGACTGTCCACCGCCTCGGTCGCCTCGCTGAGCATCCCGCTCGGCGAGCTGGCCGACCTGGTCGGCTCCCGGCTGCTGGCCGAAGCCGTGCGGGACATGCGGGCCACCCCGGCCACTCCAGGGGTGCAGAACCGCCCGCACATCGAGCGGTTCGACACCGACTGCGGACTGGGCGGGTTCCTGGCCTGCGCGCCGCTGGAGGGTTTCGCCGAGGTGGAGGACGCCCCGGTCGGCCACGACGCCATCCTGCGCGCGCTCAACACCAGGATCCGGAGCATGCAGGACTCGTTGGAGCGCAACGAAAGGCTGCTCGACACCCGGATCGGCGGACTGGCCAAGGACTTCACCCCGGTGCGGGCGGCCGAGGAGCTGCTGCGCGCGATCGACCCGTTCCACCTGCGCCGGGTGGTGCAGGGCGATCCCGGCTATGCCGAATCGCTGGACAAGGGCGGTTTCGAGCGGATCCTCAAGAGCCGGACGGAATCGGCCAAGGTCCCGCCCGGCTACGACTTCGGGTTGCAGGCGCCACAGCCGGAGGCACTGCGCAGGCGGGCCGTGCTGCGTCGGCCGCGCTGGGGCGATGACGCCGTGCAGAACGTGGTCAAGGAGCAGAACGCCTGGTATCACTGGCGATTGCGGCGGCAGTGGCATGAGGCGTGGGCCCGCAGTCAACGGATCTGGGAACCGCGTTGGCAGGGGTTCTGCGCGCAGCTGGCCGCGGTGACCGGGGAGCTGACCGACTACCTCGCCACCGAGGAGCGCCAGTTCACCCAGCGCTCGGCCGAGCTGTACGAGCGGCGGCTGGGCGTGTCCTACCTGCTGCCGCCCGATGACGGCCAGATGCAGTCCTTCTACCAGCGGGTGAAGGTCAACCTGGTCAACCGCTACCGGGATCGCCTGCCCGTCAACCCGGCCGCGGCCGATCTGGTCTCGGTGATCCTGGGCACGGACGGCTGGCGGGAGGCATACCAGGCCGGGCGGGAACGGCCCGAGGCTGCGGTGCACCGGGTGCGGCAACGGATCCGGCGCGCGGTGTCGGAATGCCTGCGGCCCGGCGGCGGTGAGCGGGCGATCATCCCGGCGATGCGGGATCTGCTGACCGCGGCGGCGGGCAGGCCCAGCAGCATGCTCGACGACGGGGATGTGGCGCACTTCCGCAACCAGCTGGCCGGCATGGTGCCCAGCGGCTACGCCCCCTCCGGCGAGGGCACCCTGAAGGTGCTCATCTCCTACCCGGCCGGTGCGCCCGATCTCGAGGTGGAGGCATGCCTGGGGCGGGAGCTGCTGCGGACGCCGCAGGTGGAACAGCAGGCGGTGGAGTTCCGCCCCAACGACTCCGACTCGCTGGTGGTGGTGCTGTTCCGCAGTTCGATGAGCATCACCCAGGTGCCGGAGGTGCGCGAGGCGATCCGGTTGCGCAGCGCGGCACAACGGCACGAACGGCCGGGAGACCGGCTGTCCTGGCGGCAGCGGCTGGGCGCGGACCAGGGCTACCCGGTGTCCACCCCGGCCGACCGGGCGCTGATCCTGCAGTCCTTCCTGAACGCGATGTGGAACGGCTGGGTGGCGGTCGAGGCGCCGGGTCAGGACCGCAGCCCCACCGGGGTGCGGGTGCGGACCGGCCGGGCCGAGGCCACCCCGCTGGTGCTGGAGCTGACCCCGTTCGGTGGACTGTCCTCCTGGGCGAGCCTGTTGCAGGCATATGAGGAGTGGGCGCTCAGCGACGGCAGCGGGGCCCGCAGCAGCCTGGCCGCGCAGCTCATCGCCGCGGTGCCGCTGGACATCGACCGCAATCCCGGCCCGCCGGCGCCGCTGTTCAGCACGCTGTACGAGTTGCCTGCCAAGGAACTCCGGCTGGTGGACGAGCTACGCGCCCGGCCGGGCCTCGACGCCGCCCGGCAGATCGACCTGATCGAGGAGTTCTGGCAGGAGACCCTGCCCGCCGCGCTGGACCTGCCCTTCCGCGGGGTGCAGGCGCCCTTCCCCAACCTGCGCGGCATGACCGAGTACTTCGCCTGCCAGTCCCCGGCGGTGGACCGGTGA
- a CDS encoding BTAD domain-containing putative transcriptional regulator — protein sequence MRFGVLGPLVVWNAEDAPIPVPGPEVRALLAVLLTHEGAWVPVETLIGELWPERLPANPGNALQIRVSRLRRALGVRDLVEYRANAYRLVGDCDAVMFQGLLRRARSTVDPWPRVALLSEALGLWRGPALVEFGAESFAQPVIRRWQELRLTAVAELAETRLALGEHDTVLAELAEWVQRFPGQERLRAAQLQALYRAGRQPEALAAYAEFRAHLAAEQGLDPGPELAALHQAILTRDPALDASPARRPGNLPTPVTELIGREAELAGTGKALAAARLVTLTGPGGVGKTRLAIAAAAQLAEDFPDGTWLVELAGLGGPHAADALAEAVMTVLGIRENAMLGPIPASGALGHRERLIAYLAGKKLLLVLDNCEHIVTEVATLAMALLTAVPGLRILSTSREPLSTPGESVHPVPPLDLPADPADPHGSGAVRLFCARARDADPAFALTADNAAAVTALVSGLDGLPLALELAAARVRALGVRELADRLDDRFRLLSAGNRGAPARQRTLHALLDWSWELLTTPERVVLRRLAVLDGGTLTAIEAICGDPELPVAEVLARLVDRSMVIVLPGHRRYRLLETVAAYARDRLTESGEAETLRARQSRHYLSLAEAAAPELHGPRQHAALSELDTEHGNLHRALEHASPEDASRLVDSLAWYWMLRGRVRQAQRWAGHALAAAGPGIRTARVRCWAAGIAIVADPDPAAAASARTALTGFDGLDDPLGAAMAHWFLAYVLLHAGDLDTSEELAAHAASAFRALEHPWGLAVTTCVQANHALTRGDLSTAHSHAEAAVTLFRALGDRGGELLTTYPRAALAELHGEYHRAEQLHRDGLVLAEELGMWAEAADRLCGLGRIALLRGEYPTAHDHLARARELAAERGFRPGGIHATITLGQLARRTGDLATAAACLTEAADWYRRTGRAPGYTIVHTELGHLAQLQGNPAQARLHHGEALAFAHRLGNPHAEATALEGLAWTQLPDNATESARLLGAAHALRATTGVPLADRADLAHILDVTRDTLGDKAFDAEFTIGALSRPTL from the coding sequence GTGCGGTTCGGGGTGCTGGGTCCACTCGTGGTGTGGAACGCCGAGGACGCGCCGATCCCGGTGCCCGGTCCCGAGGTCCGCGCGTTGCTGGCCGTACTCCTGACCCATGAGGGCGCCTGGGTGCCGGTGGAGACGCTGATCGGCGAGTTGTGGCCGGAGCGGCTGCCCGCGAACCCTGGCAACGCGTTGCAGATCCGGGTGTCCCGGTTGCGGCGGGCACTGGGTGTGCGGGATCTGGTGGAGTACCGGGCGAACGCCTACCGGTTGGTCGGGGACTGCGATGCCGTGATGTTCCAAGGGTTGTTGCGGCGGGCTCGGTCCACTGTGGACCCGTGGCCGCGGGTCGCGTTGCTGTCCGAGGCACTCGGGTTGTGGCGGGGGCCCGCGCTGGTCGAGTTCGGCGCGGAATCCTTTGCCCAGCCGGTGATCCGGCGCTGGCAGGAGTTGCGGTTGACCGCGGTGGCCGAACTGGCCGAGACCCGGCTGGCCCTGGGTGAGCACGACACGGTGCTGGCGGAGCTGGCCGAGTGGGTGCAGCGGTTTCCGGGGCAGGAACGTCTGCGCGCGGCACAACTCCAGGCCCTCTACCGGGCTGGACGGCAGCCCGAGGCCCTGGCCGCCTACGCCGAGTTCCGGGCGCACCTGGCCGCGGAGCAGGGCCTGGACCCGGGGCCCGAACTTGCCGCCCTGCACCAGGCGATCCTGACCCGCGACCCCGCCCTGGACGCCTCCCCCGCGCGCCGGCCGGGCAACCTGCCGACGCCGGTCACCGAGTTGATCGGCCGGGAGGCCGAGCTGGCCGGGACCGGGAAGGCGCTGGCCGCGGCGCGCCTGGTCACGTTGACCGGGCCGGGCGGGGTGGGCAAGACCCGGCTGGCCATCGCCGCCGCGGCCCAGCTCGCCGAGGACTTCCCGGACGGGACCTGGCTGGTCGAGCTGGCCGGACTGGGCGGGCCGCACGCCGCCGACGCGCTGGCCGAGGCGGTGATGACGGTGCTGGGCATCCGGGAGAACGCGATGCTCGGCCCGATCCCGGCCAGCGGCGCGCTCGGCCACCGCGAGCGGCTGATCGCCTACCTGGCAGGCAAGAAACTGTTGCTGGTGCTGGACAACTGCGAGCACATCGTCACCGAGGTGGCCACCCTGGCCATGGCGCTGCTGACCGCGGTGCCGGGGCTGCGGATCCTGAGCACCAGCCGCGAACCACTGTCCACCCCCGGCGAATCCGTGCACCCGGTGCCACCACTGGACCTGCCCGCGGACCCGGCCGATCCGCACGGCTCGGGCGCGGTCCGGCTGTTCTGCGCCCGCGCCCGCGACGCCGACCCCGCCTTCGCGCTCACCGCCGACAACGCGGCCGCGGTGACCGCCCTGGTCAGCGGCCTGGACGGGTTGCCGCTGGCCCTGGAACTGGCCGCCGCCCGGGTGCGGGCGCTGGGTGTGCGGGAACTCGCCGACCGCCTCGACGACCGGTTCCGCCTGCTGTCCGCCGGCAACCGGGGCGCGCCCGCCCGGCAGCGCACCCTGCACGCGCTGCTGGACTGGAGCTGGGAGCTGCTCACCACCCCCGAACGGGTGGTGCTGCGCCGTCTAGCGGTACTGGACGGGGGCACGCTCACCGCGATCGAGGCGATCTGCGGTGACCCGGAGCTGCCGGTGGCCGAGGTGCTGGCCCGACTGGTGGACCGGTCGATGGTGATCGTGCTGCCGGGGCACCGGCGGTACCGGCTGCTGGAGACGGTGGCCGCCTACGCCCGCGACCGGCTGACCGAGTCCGGCGAGGCGGAAACGTTGCGCGCCAGGCAGTCCCGCCACTACCTGAGCCTGGCCGAGGCCGCCGCGCCCGAGCTGCACGGCCCGCGCCAGCACGCGGCACTGTCCGAATTGGACACCGAACACGGCAACCTCCACCGCGCACTGGAGCACGCCAGCCCCGAGGACGCGTCGCGGCTGGTGGATTCCCTTGCCTGGTACTGGATGCTGCGTGGCCGGGTCCGCCAGGCCCAGCGCTGGGCCGGGCACGCGCTCGCCGCCGCCGGGCCCGGGATCCGGACCGCGCGGGTGCGCTGCTGGGCGGCCGGGATCGCGATCGTCGCCGACCCGGATCCGGCCGCGGCCGCCAGTGCCCGTACCGCGCTGACCGGCTTCGACGGGCTGGACGACCCGCTGGGCGCGGCCATGGCGCACTGGTTCCTGGCCTACGTCCTGCTGCACGCCGGCGACCTGGACACCAGCGAGGAACTCGCCGCGCACGCCGCCAGTGCCTTCCGCGCGCTGGAACACCCATGGGGCCTGGCGGTGACCACCTGCGTGCAGGCCAACCACGCGCTCACCCGCGGCGACCTGAGCACCGCGCACAGCCACGCCGAAGCCGCCGTGACGTTGTTCCGCGCACTCGGCGACCGTGGCGGCGAACTGCTCACCACCTACCCGCGCGCGGCCCTGGCCGAACTGCACGGCGAGTACCACCGGGCCGAGCAGCTGCACCGGGACGGCCTGGTGCTGGCCGAGGAGCTGGGCATGTGGGCCGAGGCCGCCGACCGGTTGTGCGGACTCGGCCGGATCGCGCTGCTCCGCGGCGAGTACCCCACCGCGCACGATCACCTTGCCAGGGCACGGGAACTGGCCGCCGAACGCGGGTTCCGGCCGGGCGGGATCCACGCCACCATCACCCTGGGCCAGCTCGCCCGCCGCACCGGCGACCTGGCCACCGCCGCGGCCTGCCTGACCGAGGCCGCCGACTGGTACCGCCGCACCGGCCGCGCCCCCGGCTACACGATCGTGCACACCGAACTCGGCCACCTCGCCCAGCTCCAGGGCAACCCGGCCCAGGCCCGGCTGCACCACGGAGAAGCCCTGGCCTTCGCCCACCGTCTGGGCAACCCGCATGCCGAGGCCACCGCCCTTGAGGGCCTGGCCTGGACCCAACTCCCTGACAACGCAACGGAATCCGCCCGCCTGCTCGGCGCCGCACACGCCCTGCGCGCTACCACCGGTGTTCCGCTGGCCGACCGCGCCGACCTTGCTCACATTCTCGACGTGACGCGGGACACCCTGGGCGACAAGGCTTTCGACGCTGAATTCACTATTGGCGCGCTGAGCCGACCGACGCTGTGA
- a CDS encoding MFS transporter: protein MSTQRALLPLATAMFAVGTDGFIIAGLLPQIATDLDVGLAAAGQLVTAFALAFAVSAPILGALTSAMTRRAALLLGLAVFIVGNAATALGPDYTTVLLARIATAAGAGLIGAAAFSAAAAIAPPERRGRALATVMGGLTLAIAFGLPAGTLIGGADWRLTLWAVAGLGVVAAIGVAVSLPPITLPADPLRARLAPLRELTVLAMLTVTTLTLAGTHVLYTYIAPALTGATGGSATALTVVLLAWGVGNMIGNTVAGRLADRHPPRDVVTAGLAIAAVLLALSPLVVGNLIAAVVWAVAWGVSVSLPVVPQQSRFVEYAPSASAVLLGLNNSAIYLGVALGGALGGLLQDQLTPARLGLLAAVVSVLGLLVNQTVGRRTRTGAR from the coding sequence TTGAGCACCCAGAGAGCCCTGCTGCCGCTGGCCACCGCGATGTTCGCGGTGGGCACCGACGGCTTCATCATCGCCGGCCTGCTACCCCAGATCGCCACCGATCTGGACGTGGGCCTGGCCGCCGCCGGCCAGCTGGTCACCGCCTTCGCGCTGGCCTTCGCCGTCTCCGCCCCCATCCTGGGCGCCCTGACCAGCGCGATGACCCGCCGCGCCGCCCTGCTGCTGGGGCTGGCGGTGTTCATCGTGGGCAACGCGGCCACCGCCCTTGGCCCCGACTACACCACCGTGCTGCTCGCCCGGATCGCCACCGCGGCCGGCGCCGGCCTGATCGGCGCGGCCGCCTTCAGCGCCGCCGCCGCGATCGCCCCACCCGAACGCCGCGGCCGCGCCCTGGCCACCGTGATGGGCGGCCTGACCCTGGCCATCGCCTTCGGCCTGCCAGCCGGCACCCTCATCGGCGGCGCGGACTGGCGCCTCACCCTGTGGGCGGTCGCCGGTCTCGGAGTGGTCGCCGCGATCGGCGTGGCCGTGTCCCTGCCCCCGATCACCCTGCCCGCCGACCCACTGCGCGCCCGCCTGGCCCCACTGCGCGAACTCACCGTGCTGGCCATGCTCACCGTCACCACCCTGACCCTGGCGGGCACACACGTCCTCTACACCTACATCGCCCCCGCGCTGACCGGCGCCACCGGCGGTTCGGCCACCGCGCTGACCGTGGTCCTGCTGGCCTGGGGCGTGGGCAACATGATCGGCAACACCGTCGCGGGCCGCCTCGCCGACCGCCACCCACCCCGCGACGTCGTCACCGCGGGCCTGGCCATCGCGGCGGTGCTGCTGGCCCTGAGCCCCCTGGTCGTCGGCAACCTGATCGCGGCCGTGGTGTGGGCGGTGGCGTGGGGCGTGTCGGTGTCCCTGCCGGTGGTGCCCCAGCAGAGCCGCTTCGTCGAGTACGCCCCCAGCGCCTCCGCGGTCTTGCTTGGCCTGAACAACTCAGCTATCTACCTGGGCGTGGCATTGGGCGGAGCGCTCGGCGGACTGCTGCAGGACCAGCTCACCCCGGCGCGGCTGGGGTTGCTCGCGGCGGTGGTGAGCGTGCTCGGCCTGCTCGTCAACCAAACGGTCGGTAGGCGGACGAGAACTGGTGCGCGCTGA